In a single window of the Callithrix jacchus isolate 240 chromosome 1, calJac240_pri, whole genome shotgun sequence genome:
- the PRAME gene encoding melanoma antigen preferentially expressed in tumors isoform X1 — MSMWTSPRRLVDLAGQSLLKNESLAIAALELLPRELFPPLFTAAFDGRHNKTLKAMVQAWPFTCLPLGVLMKGQQLHVETFKAVLDGVDVLLAQEVRPRRWKLKVLDLRKNSHQDFWTVWSGKRVSLCSFPEPEAAQPMRKKRKVDGSSTEAEQRFIPIEVLVDLSLKEGAYDELFIHLIEIVRRKKDVLHLCCKKLKIFAMPVQNIKMILKMVQLDSIEDLEVTCTWKLPTLAKFSPHLSQMSNLRRLLLAHIHPASFISPEKEEQFIAQFISQFLNLHCLEELYVDSLFFLRGHLDQLLRCMMNPLETLSITNCWLSEEDVTHLSQSPNISQLSVLSLSGVMLTEINPELLQALLERTSATLQDLDLDECGIVDTQLLVLLPSLSHCSQLTTFSFCGNPISISVLESLVHHIIGLNNLSHVLYPVPVESFEDINGTLDLGRLAYLHTRLRELLCELGRPGMVWLSATPCPHCGDRTFYDPDPILCPCFMPA; from the exons ATGAGCATGTGGACGAGCCCACGGAGACTGGTGGACCTGGCGGGGCAGAGCCTGCTGAAGAATGAGTCCCTGGCCATCGCTGCCCTGGAGTTGCTCCCCAGGGAGCTCTTCCCGCCGCTCTTCACGGCAGCCTTTGATGGGAGACACAACAAGACCCTGAAGGCCATGGTGCAGGCCTGGCCCTTCACCTGCCTCCCTCTGGGAGTGCTGATGAAGGGACAGCAGCTTCACGTGGAGACCTTCAAAGCTGTGCTTGATGGAGTTGATGTGCTGCTTGCCCAGGAGGTTCGCCCCAG GAGGTGGAaactcaaagtgctggatttacgaAAGAATTCTCATCAAGACTTTTGGACCGTGTGGTCTGGAAAAAGGGTCAGTCTGTGCTCATTTCCAGAGCCAGAAGCAGCTCAGCCCATGAGAAAGAAGCGAAAAGTAGATGGTTCGAGCACAGAGGCAGAGCAGCGCTTTATTCCAATAGAGGTTCTCGTAGACCTGTCTCTCAAGGAAGGTGCCTATGATGAATTGTTCATCCACCTGATTGAGATagtgaggagaaagaaagacGTACTACACCTGTGCTGTAAGAAGCTGAAGATTTTTGCAATGCCTGTGCAGAATATCAAGATGATCCTGAAAATGGTGCAGCTGGACTCTATTGAAGATTTGGAAGTGACTTGCACCTGGAAACTACCCACCTTGGCGAAATTTTCTCCTCACCTGAGCCAGATGAGTAATCTGCGTAGACTGCTCCTTGCCCACATCCATCCGGCTTCCTTCATTTCCCCGGAGAAGGAGGAGCAGTTTATCGCCCAGTTCATCTCTCAGTTCCTCAATCTCCACTGCCTCGAGGAGCTCTACGTGGactctttatttttcctcagaGGCCACCTGGATCAGTTGCTCAG ATGCATGATGAACCCCTTGGAAACCCTCTCAATAACTAACTGCTGGCTTTCAGAAGAAGATGTGACACATCTGTCCCAGAGCCCCAACATCAGTCAGCTGAGTGTCCTGAGTCTAAGTGGGGTCATGCTGACCGAGATAAATCCAGAGCTCCTCCAAGCTCTGCTAGAGAGAACCTCCGCCACCCTCCAGGACCTGGACTTAGATGAGTGTGGAATCGTGGATACTCAGCTCCTTGTTCTTCTGCCTtccctgagccactgctcccagcttacCACCTTCAGCTTCTGCGGGAATCCCATCTCCATATCTGTCCTGGAGAGCCTCGTGCACCACATCATCGGGTTGAATAATCTGAGCCACGTGCTGTATCCTGTCCCCGTGGAGAGCTTTGAGGACATCAATGGCACCCTCGACCTGGGGAGACTTGCCTATCTGCACACCAGGCTTAGGGAGTTGCTATGCGAATTGGGGCGGCCTGGCATGGTCTGGCTCAGTGCCACCCCCTGTCCTCACTGTGGTGACAGAACCTTCTATGACCCAGATCCCATCCTGTGCCCCTGTTTCATGCCTGCCTAG
- the PRAME gene encoding melanoma antigen preferentially expressed in tumors isoform X4 codes for MERRHLRTYIQSRFISMSMWTSPRRLVDLAGQSLLKNESLAIAALELLPRELFPPLFTAAFDGRHNKTLKAMVQAWPFTCLPLGVLMKGQQLHVETFKAVLDGVDVLLAQEVRPRRWKLKVLDLRKNSHQDFWTVWSGKRVSLCSFPEPEAAQPMRKKRKVDGSSTEAEQRFIPIEVLVDLSLKEGAYDELFIHLIEIVRRKKDVLHLCCKKLKIFAMPVQNIKMILKMVQLDSIEDLEVTCTWKLPTLAKFSPHLSQMSNLRRLLLAHIHPASFISPEKEEQFIAQFISQFLNLHCLEELYVDSLFFLRGHLDQLLRCMMNPLETLSITNCWLSEEDVTHLSQSPNISQLSVLSLSGVMLTEINPELLQALLERTSATLQDLDLDECGIVDTQLLVLLPSLSHCSQLTTFSFCGNPISISVLESLVHHIIGLNNLSHVLYPVPVESFEDINGTLDLGRLAYLHTRLRELLCELGRPGMVWLSATPCPHCGDRTFYDPDPILCPCFMPA; via the exons ACTTACATTCAGAGCCGATTCATCAGCATGAGCATGTGGACGAGCCCACGGAGACTGGTGGACCTGGCGGGGCAGAGCCTGCTGAAGAATGAGTCCCTGGCCATCGCTGCCCTGGAGTTGCTCCCCAGGGAGCTCTTCCCGCCGCTCTTCACGGCAGCCTTTGATGGGAGACACAACAAGACCCTGAAGGCCATGGTGCAGGCCTGGCCCTTCACCTGCCTCCCTCTGGGAGTGCTGATGAAGGGACAGCAGCTTCACGTGGAGACCTTCAAAGCTGTGCTTGATGGAGTTGATGTGCTGCTTGCCCAGGAGGTTCGCCCCAG GAGGTGGAaactcaaagtgctggatttacgaAAGAATTCTCATCAAGACTTTTGGACCGTGTGGTCTGGAAAAAGGGTCAGTCTGTGCTCATTTCCAGAGCCAGAAGCAGCTCAGCCCATGAGAAAGAAGCGAAAAGTAGATGGTTCGAGCACAGAGGCAGAGCAGCGCTTTATTCCAATAGAGGTTCTCGTAGACCTGTCTCTCAAGGAAGGTGCCTATGATGAATTGTTCATCCACCTGATTGAGATagtgaggagaaagaaagacGTACTACACCTGTGCTGTAAGAAGCTGAAGATTTTTGCAATGCCTGTGCAGAATATCAAGATGATCCTGAAAATGGTGCAGCTGGACTCTATTGAAGATTTGGAAGTGACTTGCACCTGGAAACTACCCACCTTGGCGAAATTTTCTCCTCACCTGAGCCAGATGAGTAATCTGCGTAGACTGCTCCTTGCCCACATCCATCCGGCTTCCTTCATTTCCCCGGAGAAGGAGGAGCAGTTTATCGCCCAGTTCATCTCTCAGTTCCTCAATCTCCACTGCCTCGAGGAGCTCTACGTGGactctttatttttcctcagaGGCCACCTGGATCAGTTGCTCAG ATGCATGATGAACCCCTTGGAAACCCTCTCAATAACTAACTGCTGGCTTTCAGAAGAAGATGTGACACATCTGTCCCAGAGCCCCAACATCAGTCAGCTGAGTGTCCTGAGTCTAAGTGGGGTCATGCTGACCGAGATAAATCCAGAGCTCCTCCAAGCTCTGCTAGAGAGAACCTCCGCCACCCTCCAGGACCTGGACTTAGATGAGTGTGGAATCGTGGATACTCAGCTCCTTGTTCTTCTGCCTtccctgagccactgctcccagcttacCACCTTCAGCTTCTGCGGGAATCCCATCTCCATATCTGTCCTGGAGAGCCTCGTGCACCACATCATCGGGTTGAATAATCTGAGCCACGTGCTGTATCCTGTCCCCGTGGAGAGCTTTGAGGACATCAATGGCACCCTCGACCTGGGGAGACTTGCCTATCTGCACACCAGGCTTAGGGAGTTGCTATGCGAATTGGGGCGGCCTGGCATGGTCTGGCTCAGTGCCACCCCCTGTCCTCACTGTGGTGACAGAACCTTCTATGACCCAGATCCCATCCTGTGCCCCTGTTTCATGCCTGCCTAG
- the PRAME gene encoding melanoma antigen preferentially expressed in tumors isoform X5, with protein MELKGETYIQSRFISMSMWTSPRRLVDLAGQSLLKNESLAIAALELLPRELFPPLFTAAFDGRHNKTLKAMVQAWPFTCLPLGVLMKGQQLHVETFKAVLDGVDVLLAQEVRPRRWKLKVLDLRKNSHQDFWTVWSGKRVSLCSFPEPEAAQPMRKKRKVDGSSTEAEQRFIPIEVLVDLSLKEGAYDELFIHLIEIVRRKKDVLHLCCKKLKIFAMPVQNIKMILKMVQLDSIEDLEVTCTWKLPTLAKFSPHLSQMSNLRRLLLAHIHPASFISPEKEEQFIAQFISQFLNLHCLEELYVDSLFFLRGHLDQLLRCMMNPLETLSITNCWLSEEDVTHLSQSPNISQLSVLSLSGVMLTEINPELLQALLERTSATLQDLDLDECGIVDTQLLVLLPSLSHCSQLTTFSFCGNPISISVLESLVHHIIGLNNLSHVLYPVPVESFEDINGTLDLGRLAYLHTRLRELLCELGRPGMVWLSATPCPHCGDRTFYDPDPILCPCFMPA; from the exons ATGGAGTTGAAAGGAGAG ACTTACATTCAGAGCCGATTCATCAGCATGAGCATGTGGACGAGCCCACGGAGACTGGTGGACCTGGCGGGGCAGAGCCTGCTGAAGAATGAGTCCCTGGCCATCGCTGCCCTGGAGTTGCTCCCCAGGGAGCTCTTCCCGCCGCTCTTCACGGCAGCCTTTGATGGGAGACACAACAAGACCCTGAAGGCCATGGTGCAGGCCTGGCCCTTCACCTGCCTCCCTCTGGGAGTGCTGATGAAGGGACAGCAGCTTCACGTGGAGACCTTCAAAGCTGTGCTTGATGGAGTTGATGTGCTGCTTGCCCAGGAGGTTCGCCCCAG GAGGTGGAaactcaaagtgctggatttacgaAAGAATTCTCATCAAGACTTTTGGACCGTGTGGTCTGGAAAAAGGGTCAGTCTGTGCTCATTTCCAGAGCCAGAAGCAGCTCAGCCCATGAGAAAGAAGCGAAAAGTAGATGGTTCGAGCACAGAGGCAGAGCAGCGCTTTATTCCAATAGAGGTTCTCGTAGACCTGTCTCTCAAGGAAGGTGCCTATGATGAATTGTTCATCCACCTGATTGAGATagtgaggagaaagaaagacGTACTACACCTGTGCTGTAAGAAGCTGAAGATTTTTGCAATGCCTGTGCAGAATATCAAGATGATCCTGAAAATGGTGCAGCTGGACTCTATTGAAGATTTGGAAGTGACTTGCACCTGGAAACTACCCACCTTGGCGAAATTTTCTCCTCACCTGAGCCAGATGAGTAATCTGCGTAGACTGCTCCTTGCCCACATCCATCCGGCTTCCTTCATTTCCCCGGAGAAGGAGGAGCAGTTTATCGCCCAGTTCATCTCTCAGTTCCTCAATCTCCACTGCCTCGAGGAGCTCTACGTGGactctttatttttcctcagaGGCCACCTGGATCAGTTGCTCAG ATGCATGATGAACCCCTTGGAAACCCTCTCAATAACTAACTGCTGGCTTTCAGAAGAAGATGTGACACATCTGTCCCAGAGCCCCAACATCAGTCAGCTGAGTGTCCTGAGTCTAAGTGGGGTCATGCTGACCGAGATAAATCCAGAGCTCCTCCAAGCTCTGCTAGAGAGAACCTCCGCCACCCTCCAGGACCTGGACTTAGATGAGTGTGGAATCGTGGATACTCAGCTCCTTGTTCTTCTGCCTtccctgagccactgctcccagcttacCACCTTCAGCTTCTGCGGGAATCCCATCTCCATATCTGTCCTGGAGAGCCTCGTGCACCACATCATCGGGTTGAATAATCTGAGCCACGTGCTGTATCCTGTCCCCGTGGAGAGCTTTGAGGACATCAATGGCACCCTCGACCTGGGGAGACTTGCCTATCTGCACACCAGGCTTAGGGAGTTGCTATGCGAATTGGGGCGGCCTGGCATGGTCTGGCTCAGTGCCACCCCCTGTCCTCACTGTGGTGACAGAACCTTCTATGACCCAGATCCCATCCTGTGCCCCTGTTTCATGCCTGCCTAG
- the PRAME gene encoding melanoma antigen preferentially expressed in tumors isoform X3 has translation MVCVPTAPWLSPGDTCAQQLRCVAHYLWKNTYIQSRFISMSMWTSPRRLVDLAGQSLLKNESLAIAALELLPRELFPPLFTAAFDGRHNKTLKAMVQAWPFTCLPLGVLMKGQQLHVETFKAVLDGVDVLLAQEVRPRRWKLKVLDLRKNSHQDFWTVWSGKRVSLCSFPEPEAAQPMRKKRKVDGSSTEAEQRFIPIEVLVDLSLKEGAYDELFIHLIEIVRRKKDVLHLCCKKLKIFAMPVQNIKMILKMVQLDSIEDLEVTCTWKLPTLAKFSPHLSQMSNLRRLLLAHIHPASFISPEKEEQFIAQFISQFLNLHCLEELYVDSLFFLRGHLDQLLRCMMNPLETLSITNCWLSEEDVTHLSQSPNISQLSVLSLSGVMLTEINPELLQALLERTSATLQDLDLDECGIVDTQLLVLLPSLSHCSQLTTFSFCGNPISISVLESLVHHIIGLNNLSHVLYPVPVESFEDINGTLDLGRLAYLHTRLRELLCELGRPGMVWLSATPCPHCGDRTFYDPDPILCPCFMPA, from the exons ACTTACATTCAGAGCCGATTCATCAGCATGAGCATGTGGACGAGCCCACGGAGACTGGTGGACCTGGCGGGGCAGAGCCTGCTGAAGAATGAGTCCCTGGCCATCGCTGCCCTGGAGTTGCTCCCCAGGGAGCTCTTCCCGCCGCTCTTCACGGCAGCCTTTGATGGGAGACACAACAAGACCCTGAAGGCCATGGTGCAGGCCTGGCCCTTCACCTGCCTCCCTCTGGGAGTGCTGATGAAGGGACAGCAGCTTCACGTGGAGACCTTCAAAGCTGTGCTTGATGGAGTTGATGTGCTGCTTGCCCAGGAGGTTCGCCCCAG GAGGTGGAaactcaaagtgctggatttacgaAAGAATTCTCATCAAGACTTTTGGACCGTGTGGTCTGGAAAAAGGGTCAGTCTGTGCTCATTTCCAGAGCCAGAAGCAGCTCAGCCCATGAGAAAGAAGCGAAAAGTAGATGGTTCGAGCACAGAGGCAGAGCAGCGCTTTATTCCAATAGAGGTTCTCGTAGACCTGTCTCTCAAGGAAGGTGCCTATGATGAATTGTTCATCCACCTGATTGAGATagtgaggagaaagaaagacGTACTACACCTGTGCTGTAAGAAGCTGAAGATTTTTGCAATGCCTGTGCAGAATATCAAGATGATCCTGAAAATGGTGCAGCTGGACTCTATTGAAGATTTGGAAGTGACTTGCACCTGGAAACTACCCACCTTGGCGAAATTTTCTCCTCACCTGAGCCAGATGAGTAATCTGCGTAGACTGCTCCTTGCCCACATCCATCCGGCTTCCTTCATTTCCCCGGAGAAGGAGGAGCAGTTTATCGCCCAGTTCATCTCTCAGTTCCTCAATCTCCACTGCCTCGAGGAGCTCTACGTGGactctttatttttcctcagaGGCCACCTGGATCAGTTGCTCAG ATGCATGATGAACCCCTTGGAAACCCTCTCAATAACTAACTGCTGGCTTTCAGAAGAAGATGTGACACATCTGTCCCAGAGCCCCAACATCAGTCAGCTGAGTGTCCTGAGTCTAAGTGGGGTCATGCTGACCGAGATAAATCCAGAGCTCCTCCAAGCTCTGCTAGAGAGAACCTCCGCCACCCTCCAGGACCTGGACTTAGATGAGTGTGGAATCGTGGATACTCAGCTCCTTGTTCTTCTGCCTtccctgagccactgctcccagcttacCACCTTCAGCTTCTGCGGGAATCCCATCTCCATATCTGTCCTGGAGAGCCTCGTGCACCACATCATCGGGTTGAATAATCTGAGCCACGTGCTGTATCCTGTCCCCGTGGAGAGCTTTGAGGACATCAATGGCACCCTCGACCTGGGGAGACTTGCCTATCTGCACACCAGGCTTAGGGAGTTGCTATGCGAATTGGGGCGGCCTGGCATGGTCTGGCTCAGTGCCACCCCCTGTCCTCACTGTGGTGACAGAACCTTCTATGACCCAGATCCCATCCTGTGCCCCTGTTTCATGCCTGCCTAG